Sequence from the Molothrus aeneus isolate 106 chromosome 15, BPBGC_Maene_1.0, whole genome shotgun sequence genome:
gctgagcctcCTCCCATGTCCCAGGCTGTTCATTGCCTAGGAGAAAAGGAtttgctgtgccctgcagggtttcagcagcactgggcagtgctcagtgcagctgagggggcagctcagctggagctgggtaAAGGGAAGGTGTGAGGGTGTTTTGGCTGGGactctgctctgggcacagtGTGGCAGAGGGAACAAGGGCTAATGTTATTTTTGGAGGGGGGAGTTATCTTAGAATCGTGGAATatcctgatttggaagggaTCCATGAGGATCAtcagtcccagccctgcccaggcaccccaacaatccctggcagtgctgtccaaaggctcctggagctctggcagcctcagggctgtgcccattccctggaaagcctgggcagtgccagcaccctctgaggGGAGAAGCttctcccaaaatccagcctggccctgccctggcccagccccagctgttcctgggtgctgtccctgtcccagagcagagctcagagctgtccctgcgCTGCCCCTCCAGAGGAGCTACAGACTGCTGAGTAGGATGAGGTATTTGCTGAATTCTGAAAGCCTGCTGGTGCCTGAGAGGCTGCACCAAGCTCCCTGGCCAGGGGCAGGGGAGCAGTGTCCAGGCAGCTTCCCCAGCGAGGTGGCTGTGTAGGACAGGGAGGGTTTTCTGTGTACACATGACCTCACCCTCCTGATGACTGAACTACCATACAAACAGGTCTCACTGCTTGGTTTCCAAGCCAGCATCTCCTCTAGGGTTGATATGATTTAGCTCTCTTTAATAGCTTTTTTCTCTGACTCCTCAGGGTGACCCAGCTCAGCGAGGGCATTTAGAGGAAGCCGCTTTCCAATTGCAGCAGATTTTCCGAATTGATATTTCCATTGCATTGAATATCCTTGGTAATGTggagttggttttgttttgcccTTAAACCACAGGTTTCTCATTTTGGAGGACCTCCAAATGGTTGCAGGTCTTGTGAGAAGGCAGGGATGGCAAATACCCAAACTGAAGCCTCCTTTCAGCAATTTTAACTGTGCTTGGAGAGATTTATTGCCCTTTGTCCCATCGTGCCACCTGATTTATCTCAGCATATTTCAATCCAGGCTTGCTTGAAGCCTGCACTGTTGTCCTGACATCTGTAGCTGGAAATTAAGCCATCTCCTGTCTTTTTTGCAACACAAGATGTCATATCCTTGTATCCTTCTTTTATTGTCTGAGCTCACGGTTTTCCTGGCAAGCTGAAAAAGCAATTGCAGGATTGCAACTctaagaaaagcagaaggaagatgCAATGAGCTAAGAAAAGTCCCTGCCCTATATACACCACTAGTTGCAGCACTGAAAAGCAAGTTGTTTCTGTGTGAGCCATACGTTGTGTTAGCCTGTGATCCCTCTCTGCCACGAGCCcagaaaaatccctaaaatgCAGTGTTGCCATTTTTCTTATTGAAACTGTGGAAGGAGGGTTGGTGAGCCAGCTGGAAGTGGCCCAGAGCACTTGGTGTGAGCCAAGGAAGGCCCAGTGGCTGTGGGGGAGGTTGCTGCATTGGAGGCTGGGTTGTGGCTGTgtgcttttccctgttttccatggTTTGGGCTGTGTTTTCCTCAGGGACCGAGAGCATGAGGGCGGGGCACTGCCGGGTGGCCTTCACCTGCTTCAAGCTGGCAGCAGATCGGGGCTACAGCAAAGCCCAGTTCAACGTGGGGCTGTGCTACGAGCACGGCAGGGGCACAGAAAAGGACTTGGAGAAGGTATCCAGGGCCTGcctgggggtgggggtgggagCACATATCAGGAGAGGGATCTGTGCCGGGTGCTTGGAGCTTTCTTCCTTTTACATGGCTGGGAAAGTCatggaatgtcctgagctggagagAACCCCCAGGGATCActgatccagctcctggccctgcacagacaccccaacaatcccaccctgtgcatccctgggagtgctgtccaaaggctcctggagctctggcagcctcagggctgtgccctttccctggggagcctgggagAGCCCAGGCTCTGAAGACTCAGTAGAAAATGctggaaatataaaaattgcagctttgcagagctgctttcagtgTCACCAATCCCCTCAGAGAGGTGCTCTGAGATCCCTTTCCCACAGCTTCTGAGGGTTCTCCAGGTGCACAGGCTGTGCTACCAGCACCCAGCGGGGTTCCAAGGAGAAACCTGTCATGTCGCTGTATTTAAGACACCACTGCACATCCCAGGGCTTCTCAGATCTCTGCTTTGGCTCCTGTAACTCCAGCCTGCCACCTAGTGCaagctggccagcagctgctggagctgggaagagctgcacAGGCAGCTTGGTTTGAGTCATGGTTggcccagtgccacccccttcagctggggcagggtggtTCCAGGGCTCGGGGGTACTCACTGTCCCACCTGACCCAGCTGATGTTCTGCTGTGGGAGGGATGCAGCTTGTGATGGGTCTACCAGAGAGGTGAAGCTTGAAGGGAGCCATGTCATGTTCAGCCAGTCATCAGCtggctttctctctctctctctcaggcAGGTTTTTATTACtgccaggcagccagcagccGTCACCCCATGGCCCAGTACCGCTACGCCAGGTACCTGCTCCAGCAcggccctggcagcccctgggacAGGCATCACAAGGCTGTGGCACTCCTGGAGcaagcagcaggggctggcatCACAGAGGTTGGTGTCCATAGGTCAGAGAGCCCTGACTGAAGGGTTGGAGCCACATCTGAGATAGCACTGAGAGGGAAAGCCTTCCAATGTTTTTATCCCTGCTCACAGCatgggggttggaactagaggatctttaaggtcccttatgagccaaaccattctctgattctttGTGTATATTCCTGACAGTGTCTGGgagacagccctgcctgcagacaCAGTCACTGTGCCACGTGTTGGTTGGCTGTTGTCAATGGGGCTCTTACATTAAACCTTTGGCTGGGAGAGCTCACCTGTTCTTGAAAACACAGCTCACTTTTCATCTCCTCTCAATTCCAAGAGTACAGGTCACTGTACTGGAGGAACTTCCAGTGCTTGAAGTAAGAACAGATCCTCATTTTGTATCTGTGACTTTCTGAGATGACTCATCTGTGCAGATCTGTCTCCTGCCCTCCTTTCCCACTCCAGGAGATGCCTTTAGGCATGTGCCATCTCACCCTAGGaatgccaggctggcagtgcctgtggcCTCCTGGAGCTCACTGACCAGGGGGTGCATCTGCTGCATCTTGGGGACAGGACATGAGTGGGAACCATTCTCTGGCTCTGACTCCTGCAGGGAGTTTGAAATTATATTCTGGCTCTCAAATGTGAATTCTTTGTGTTTACCAAATCATGCTGATTTTTCttagggcagccctggctctcccAAGAGCCCCTGCACAGGCAGGGTCCTTACCACACTGCCACAGTAACCCCAGCAGCTTGAAAAATCAGTTAAAAAACCAGAGTAATTAAAATCCTGGCTGATCTGGACAATGTGGTTTTGTTGCAGGCACAGGCTTATCTTGGAGTGTTCTACatgagggggctgcagcctcaggAGAAGAGAGGTTTGAAATACCTTCTGCAGGCAGCAAACAGTGGGGTAAGTAATCCTTCCTTCTGCCAGGGATTGTCCTCAGCTTGGGATCTGCAGGTGGAGGATTTCAGGGTTTCTTGGAAACAGGAGTGAATGTCAGGATTTTACTGCCCAGTGTGAAGGGACAGAGTGGAGCCTTGGTGCCTCTTGGAGAGgagacagccctgggcacagacCCTACAGAGACAGCCCCGTTGGGCTGGAGGAGTTCCTACAGCACCAGTGCCTGTATCCAGCTTCCAGCATTGTAGAGCTTTCCCATTATGGAGCATCTACACCCTCTTCAGTCAAAATCTTTCACTACTGCATCACTTGGAGAACTTCATTGTGTTTATCTCAAATCTGTTCTTCAAAATTGGCCCATTGTTTCTCATCTTTTATAGAGAGGATGGAAAGACTgtttctggatttatttttaaattcaggcACCTTTAACATACTGAAATACTTGAATCTCCATTCAGACTTCCCCCATTCTTGCTGTTTCTCTTCACAGCTCATGTTAGATCCCCAAGAATCTTATTGCATGCACTTTCCCCAAGTGGCCCAGGCTTCTCTTTCTTGAAGGGCAGTGCcacagtgtggggacagcacTCTCCTAAACCCCCACCAGCCTTTAGAGGAGCAGAATTGTGGATCCCATGTCTTGCAGCCAGGTTTCTGCATCCCACAGTTCTGTTTCTTGCCATTGTCCCCTTGTTTTCAGCTGCATTGTAATGGCCAGgggttattttttcctgaagaactTGTTCATTTTAACTGCAGTTCCCACAGCTTTTGTGCAATGGAAAATAATGAACAGCTATTGCCTCTTCTGCTGGCTAATAGTTGTGGTTGTGGTGCCCTTTAGTGTGTCCTCTCTGAGTCATTTCTTTtgcaggctgcagtgctggtttaGTTTGTGCCTCCATGTAGTTAAGCTGTTCTACTTTGCTTGTCAGTCTTCTGTCTATTTTTCTAATTCTCCTTTGACCATTTTAAGATGCTTGGACTAAAAGTGGACTCAGGATGGAGGTATGCCATGGATCTCACATAATGAGCTCCTCTGCTTTGTTCTGCATTCCCTTCCAATAATTCCTAGCCCTGCTTGCCCTTTGCCTGGCACTGAGCACTGATGAGATGGTCTCAGGGAACTATCACAGTGTGATACCCAAATTTCTTCCTATCAGCACTACTTTGCATTTGGCAGTGCTATTTCCTTTGTGATTTTGTTGCCCATTCCTTAGGTGTGTGAGATCTTTAATTAATTCTTTATAGTAAGTTTGACCATTTTGAATGGTCATTTTTACATCATTGTAAACTTTGCCACTTGGGTTTTCACCCTCTTTCCAGCATGGAGACACTCTCAGTCTGCTGGGACAAGGCCTGACttgccacagcagctcagacaTCACAGTACACAGTATTTAGTTCTAAATCTGCTGAAGATCTCTCCTAAGCTTCATCCTTGGCTCcttttttccagcctggagTCAGAGATTTTATGCTGAACAATTTCATATTGAGTTATCCCATTAAAGAGATGATTGGCATTTACTGGTAATGCCTTAACAACACAAAATCTGTCAGGTAACTGCAGGTCCTCAGCTGCACCCCTGGCATGTTTTGGCCAGAGTTTCAGACCCTGAGCATCCTTccccatctctgctgctcagcagatgCTGTGGATGCTTCAGGGGCTCACCTTGAGGGCAGGCTGATGGATGGTGGGTTCCCTGGGATGGGATGTCCCCATTTTCCTTGGAGAAGGGCTCCATGGACAGGTTCACTTCCCATTACCCTGCAGTTGGAATTGATGTTTAGTTGGCTGAAAGAACTCTTGGCATGGATGAAGCAAGGACAGCATAGTTTAGTACAActccagaaaaaggaaaacagcacaaaaagtCACAGATTCAGCGTTTCTCTGCTTGTTCTCTCtagagctgagctgggaactCTGACAAGTGTTTTTCCAACACAAGAACTGTGTTCTACTTTGTTTCCCACTTTTTATCCTCCCTGATTTCCTACATGCAGCCACAGACTATAAACCCCTAATAAAGAGTTCTGTTGGAGAACTGGGCCTGACTTGCAGATTTCCAGGGGTGTCAGTCACTCCTGCCATGCTAATTTGGGGCTCTCCCCTCACTGCAGGCTTGGCTCTGAGGTGTTCATCCTGTGAGAGATGGTGGTGCAGCTCTCCTGATTGAACCCTGTCTCTAGTCACAGCTGAGGTGCCAATTCTTCAACGTGTTTATCTCATCTCTAAAGGAGTTTATTGCTTGTCATAAGCTGAGACTTGCAACATTTTGCAAAGCACCCACTCACTGAGTTTTGCACTTGCCTCTACCAGCTACATCCTAGACAGCAACACTTGCAATATGTTCTTTTCTAGTGGCTTTATTAAAACTTGCTActtacttgggttttttttctttttcttcctttcttttttccaaagcCTTGTTTAGCTCATGTTTCTGGCAGTCACACtcttcaggctgtgctgctggctttgtTGCTGGAAAGGTCTGTGTGACCACAAGTCCGTGCAGTCTTTTTAATGTCTTCAGGAGTGTCATCctgctttcctgctctctgAGACCCTTTGCCTCCCATTGGATCTCAAGGATAAAATGCACAACTGACACATAAACATGTCATGGGTTTGGATTTGGCTTCACTGCAGTGCCAACCTTTGCTTTCCAGTTTGTTCCCAGCAGTTACATATGTCTGAGTGGTTCAGGTGCTTTTTCTCTAGTGCATATTTGCTTCATTTACTTCATTTCTGTTGCCTGAGATTTCTTCTGGAATAGAATGAGGTGAGGCTGAGCAGAAGAGTGCTGCACTCTTGTGTTAAAGGGGAATTTCCCAACCCTTGGCAGCAAGTACCTCTGTGCCATTTGTGATGTTTTTACAAGACTTGGGCTTGAACTCTCTTAGGGCAGTCTCAGGGCGTGCTCGGAGTTTGGGTGGGATCAGGATGTGGCGCAGTCACGGCTGCCCAAGACACCTCAGCTCTGACCTCTGAGACAACTGggatgctctgcagagccagctgctcctttgttactctgccacagccctgggtgtTGAAGGGAAATCAGTGAATTTAATTGGAAAGGGATaggaaggagcagagccagaCATTATGCTTCTCTCCAGGGGACTAAACTACTGAAGACAGAGCCTAAGGGATGGAGCAGTAAACTTAGCAAGGTGACCAAAGATAGAGCAGTAAACTCTGAAGAAGGTGCTAAAGAGTCTCTGTTTCCTTTGCTGTGTGATTGCTGTGCCAGGATGCCCAGAGCAGGTTCCACGTGGGCGTTTGCTACGAGCAGGGCCTGGGAGTGCAGCGAGACCTGGCGGAGGCGCTGAGGCACTACCGGCAGTCGGCAGCCATGGGCAACAGGCAGGCCCGGGACAGACTGCAGgcatggcagcaggagctgcaaggtaccagggccagcagggctccaggggctggggcactgcctggGCAGGTGGCCCTGTGAAAGTGGGGCTGTATTGCCAGAGGAGGGCTCCCACAGGACCACGGCACAAAGGAGTTCTTTGTGTGAAGGGAAGGCGCCGCTTTTCCTCCTCAGTTCTTTCCCGTCCAGCTGGAGAAGCTGTTCCCATAGTATGATGGGTTGCAGAATCACTTCTGTTGAAAAGACCAACTGTgtcctgggggacaccaggcccagcatcaccagctgggccaggaggggattgtcctgttctgctctgcactggggcagcctcacctccagtcctgcgggcagttttgggcaccacagtATAAAAAAGGCATTGAAccattagagagtgtccaaaggaagCCACgaggatggggaagggtctggacgGGAAGccttgtgaggagcagctgagggcacttgggCATTCTTCCACTtcagctggaggagactgagggcagagctcattgtggttttcaatgtcctcctgaggggcagcacagggctccaGTATCTGGTCCCAGGGATCagggacaggacctgagggaatggctggagctctgtcaggagaggttcaggttggataccaggaaaaggtttttcacccagagagAGGTTGAGCAGTGGAACAAGCTCCCCAGCAAACAAAcctgagttcaagaagcatttagacaatgctctcaggcacagggtgggattgttggggcaTCTGTGCAGGAGtgggacttgatgatccttaaGGGTCCCTTCTCACTccggatattctgtgattctgtggctgTATGATCAAGCCCAGCCTTTGCCAGTGTCATTAACACCTTGTTTTTTCTGTACTTTCAGATATGCACACAAAGCATCCATTCCCTTCAGGATTAAgagcctcctcctccagccctgaTTTCTGGACTATTGAGCCTGTGTCTGCAGGtctgcacagcagccagccaggaCAGTGTGGCCTCACCCTGCCCCACTCCTGGAGCACAGGCACACTGCCCATGATGCTGCTCAGCAGCGCAGGGTGGAGCTGTGCCTTCAGAGCCAGGACAGTGccactggagctgcagggctgggagccccagcactgctggcagtgaGTGACACCAGCAGGCAGAGGACAAAGCAGCCCTTGGTGTGGGCTGGAACCAGGCTGGCagtgaaaggaaagagaaagctCTCTGTTCATGGAACAGGAGGCATTTTTAAATACCTGGGCTTTGAGAATAAACTTTGTGATATCTCCTGCACCACCAAGTACTCTACCTTCCACACAGGGATGTTCCTTCTGCACCTGCATTTCTGTATTAGAGCCaaactgtggctgcccctggatctctgAAAGATctctccaagccctgtccaaggccaggttggacagggcttgaagCAATctgggataatggaaggtgtccctgccatggcagggggtggaacaagatgacctttaaggtccttccagcccaaaccattctgcacCATTGTGGTTCTGCACCACACTGGTGTGATCTGGGATTCTAATTCCAATAGCCCTGCATGTCTTGCTCATGGTCCCCCAGGGAGGTTTACAAGCCACCATATGGGGACATTGGCAACTAACCCTGGGATTGTCCTAGCCCACACCCTCTGAGgcaattttctctctctccaaaGCAGGTCCCCAGAGTGCCCCTGCTACCAGCACAGTGTAGGCTGGCTCTGTGTTGCCATTATGGCAGTTTAATCTGCTTTCAGACCTGGGCAAGCAAGAGAGTGAATTCTCATCACTGGGCAGAGTTTTTTATGGGATGTGACAGATCCACCTGTAGCAGTGAGGTGACAGCTGTCCCCGGCCATCCTGCACCATGTCAGTGTccttctgtcccctctcctgctcctgcagccctggcagggagctgctcccacctcTCTGAGACACAATGAGCAAGGTTTGCTTCAAAATCCATCGTGTCCCTGTTTGCTGAGCACGCCAGCTCATTTTCAGCAGAGTGGATAAGGGATGCTCCCAGCGGGAAGGCACcgctggcaggcagcagcagcaggcagctggtGTGATAATTTCCTCCACTGGGGCAGCTGAATCCGGAAAAAGGCATTTGTTCACACCAGTTTAAACTGGTTCAAGGGCATCTGTGCAAGCTGCCCAGCTTCCTGTGGCCCTGGTGCTCTGTGTAGATCAGGCTCTGCAAAACAAAGGCAATGGCCCCATCCTGAACTTCTCTGTGCAGCAAAGgaggggcacagccagccctcaACACATCTGATTGTTCTTCTGGTCTGCTCTCTCCTTCTGCTCAGACCAAACTTTCTTAGACCATTTCCTTTATCAAGCAGGATACAAGGAGCAGGAAATGCCTGGGGTGGATTTCCTATGCTGTGATAATCCAGAGCGCGCTTACGCATCGGCCAGgatgggagaggggctgggggggctgaaAGCAGTTTGCAGAACCAGGAAATTGCAAAGCAAGAAGGAGGAATTTGTCTCCTTTTAAACCTGCTTGTTATTAGGTATTTTTGTGTAAGGACTTTCCTCTGACAGGGACATCAAAGCAACTTTGCAGAGGGAGATGTGAGGTTGTGCTGGCTGTTTGtccctctgcctgtgctcccaAGGTGCAGAGGAATCCCACAGGGCTCAGTCACAAATGCCTCCCTCGTGGTTTGCACAGCTGCATCTCAGTTAGAATCTGGCTCTCTGACATTGTTTTGGTGCAAGAACCTGTTTTGTTTGTAAAACAAACCAGCAAGAGATTTGTGTTAGCAGACCAGCAGCACGAGCAGGCCAGGCCAAACCCATCCATGGATGGATGCCAGACATGGGCTCATCTGTACAAGCATTTTGGAGactggaaataaaacaacattttGGATATTAAAAAGTCCACCTGGGGAAATCTCACTCTATTGTTCTTGTCATTTAGCCCCAAGAGCAACAGAAAGAGGTAACTTTCTCATTTGCTCTGCTTTAAATCGTCTGTGTGATTGTGTGGTGCTGTGGCTCGGGTGTGTACACAGCTGAAGCTGGGAATGTCACCTCCAGGTACATGGAAAAGCACAGGGGTAGGGTCCCTGAGATGGTCCAGGAGAGCCCAGAAGCCCTTACCTGCCATGCCCACACTGCTGCATAAGCCTGTGGGTCAGCAccacccttcccttctccaggagtgCAGAGACAAACACCTGTGTGCTTCTTCCTTTGTCACCAATACCTTGGTTTCCCCACCCATGCTATTATCCCAAAACTGTCTTACAGCTCCCAGACTGACAGATCAAAGTGAAAACCCATAAAAAGGGTGAAGCTTGTGACTGAATATTTCAAAACAGTGTTTTCACACTTCCTTTTTCCCAGGTTACCTTTGGCAGACTCCAGCCATCTGGTGTCTGCTTTTGGATAAGGATTGTGCTCCAAAATCCAATGGCCTCAAAGGAGAGAACAGAATAGAatggaatcattaaggctggaaaagacctctgagaacatcaagtccaacctgtgatTGATCATCACCTTGTCacccagctcagagcactgagtgccacatccagtccttATGGAGAGGAAGCGGTGGGCACTTGGAGCAGCCATAGGAGAGATGCCAGTGCTGATTTTGggggcttttaaaaaatgccagcTTCCCAGTGGCAGAACCACAGGAGCTGGAAGGACCTGTGGGAGACAACAGGCTcatctccccttccccagctgccacTTCAGGCTTTCTGCACATATATTATGTCAGCTCCACTGCTGACAGAGAGGGTAGAGttagaaaaaaacagttttatttaaataactgaaaccctggagcccagctgcagcagtgtccGTGACAGGTATTTTCACAGTCTCTGATCACATGGATGTATCTCGCTGTGCTGTGGTTGTTCTCACAACCCCCTTGCCTGGGCCTGTCCTGGGAGGAAAggccctcctgctgctgggtgggatgggaggCTGGCAGAGCATTGGGAGAgcagggtgggagaggaggaaggcaaGGACACACAGCTGGAGGGGAACTAAAGGTGAAATCAGTTGTGGAGAAATTCAGTGGGGCGAGACAAAGGAAGGAATACACCTGTCTAGGGCATGGGTCATACAGtgaccctgctggggctggggataGGGCTGGGCACCCCAAATCTCTGACTGTTctctccctgccacagccactgaGCTGCtacagccctggagcagcatcccccaggcccaggctgtgcccacgGGCTGAGAGCTGCCGCAGCAGCCCCGCGCCCGCCTCGCTGTGCACCTGCACCTTCTGGGACAGGATCATCTCAAACAGGGTGCTCATCTCCGACAGGAAGGTGCTGGCCAGCCTCGTCCCACTGCCACCAGGGTCAGCCCCAGCACCTTTGCCAAAGGTCTCAAAGGTCCTCGGTTTCTCCTGCCTTGCAGCTTCCTCATCCTCGGGGGAGCGCGGCGAGTCGGGGCAGAAGACGTTGTCCTTGTAGCTGCTggtgaggggcagggacagccgggCCACCCACTCTGGGTCTGCAGCTGTCAGCCTCTtgagagccagctctggggagggacagcacagcagagaacagGGGGGGAGATAGATTGATAAAAATACtgataaatgaaaatatctaAAATCAGCTGACAGACATGACTGAAAACAGATCACCAGTGACACCATGCAAACCAGCAGCTTAAAAAAGCCACAGTAGAACTGGTTTGAAACTactggtggttttgttttgtttttaatataatagcCATTAGAATCACTGTGCATTCTCATTTGTTGCAGTCTCAATTGGCACTTCACTAAATTGTTAGCAAAGCCTGAGAGAGGGAGGGTTCAGGACTGGCTGAAGGGGAGCAGACAATGAAAAGCTTTCCAGGGGGAAGTGTTGGACACAAAGATAGTGGACTTCCCTTCAGGGTCACTCCAGGGTGGGAATTTGCTGCTAAGGAGGCAGATTGAGACCGAAAAGAAATGGGTTACTGTGAAAACAATAACACCAGAATGAAATTCTGGATTATAAAATGCACAGCTGGATGGTTGGAGACTGGGACTGAACAATTGAGCTCTAAAGTAGTTGTTCCTCGATTGGAAACAGCTGAGGAGCAGGGGgcgcctgggctgggggctggggcaggctcGTTAGTGCAGCAGAAATTTGATTGTGGCCCACAATGGGCAACTGGAATCACACAGAGGACTCAGAGCATTCCCTGCTGAcagggaggcacagccagggtggATTGTTATGGGTCTGATTAGGGGAATTACACACAAATCTGATTATCCATCTGTGGGAGAGGGAGCTGAAACCACACCAGCAGGGAAAACTCTGGAGATGAAACCAGGAGTGATCCAGGCTCACACAATGGAGACCCCAAGAGCTGGGGGTTGCTGCTCCTAAGGAAGCAAGTGCTCTCCAGGGATCTGACTGCAACCTGTCATTAGTCTGAGGAGATATGCGCCAGCAGAGGAAATCTTTATGCTTAAAATAGTGTTGGCAAGAGAAGAAGTGATTATAGATGTCCATGAATAAACATCTCCTGGAAAATAAAGGAAGGACCCCATAGCAGGGAGAGCCTGGAATAGCTTCCTCGTCAGACAGCAGGAAGGGGAATAGGGATTCTTGTTTTTTGAGGTAGCTGGTAAACAAGAGGCCGTGCTGTGGTGCACAGAGGCTGCATTCCAGCCCCTCATTGTTCCTTCCCAAAGCACATCCCAGAACCTCAGGGGAGTTCAGAGCAACCAGTCAGTTTAGGAAAGGGGTTGGGAGCCCCAAAACCTCACTGGTAACAAAACCCAGCAGTCCCAGGGTGGCAAGGGCTGGTGTCACTGTAGTAATAATAATTGTGTGGCTCTGACTAAAAAGTGGCATCTGAAAAGGAGGGTCCCCATTCCAATGCTCTTATCCTGCTAATTCCAGAGGGTGGTCAAtaccctgccacagctgggaccTGGGATCTGCAGTCAGTGACTGAGACAAGGCTCCTCCCTCAGCCAGCCAAGCAATTGctcctttttctctggaaaacaaCTGCCCTGGCATGGGCTGGGGGAGTGAGCTGGGACTTCAGCCTGGTAAGGAGAGAAGGGCAGGTACATCCCTTAGATTTTTGTTTCAGCTGGAGCCccaaaattcttttgtgttgctTCACATCCAGGGCTTCTTTCTGCAATCTCAGTATTTGAGTTGCAGTGATTGTTCCTTGAGACATCACCCAAGTGTGCTGCAGGTTTTGCTGTAAAATATGCAGTTTTCTC
This genomic interval carries:
- the DELE1 gene encoding death ligand signal enhancer, producing the protein MWRLLLLLGRGRCAPTPARPACVPGLGGGRGRSPERAPACQDGPERGGRRQPLPGLVPRYSVREAVTWGAVGALLLQLLRQIAGLRSLQDARTERRPPWRSSLPPQPAVVTEASTSGPGEQLGSQILQKASPEAVAENSSSGIPSGQGERQPWAEAGEFQIPVSSRVGPVLHSAKGDPAQRGHLEEAAFQLQQIFRIDISIALNILGTESMRAGHCRVAFTCFKLAADRGYSKAQFNVGLCYEHGRGTEKDLEKAGFYYCQAASSRHPMAQYRYARYLLQHGPGSPWDRHHKAVALLEQAAGAGITEAQAYLGVFYMRGLQPQEKRGLKYLLQAANSGDAQSRFHVGVCYEQGLGVQRDLAEALRHYRQSAAMGNRQARDRLQAWQQELQDMHTKHPFPSGLRASSSSPDFWTIEPVSAGLHSSQPGQCGLTLPHSWSTGTLPMMLLSSAGWSCAFRARTVPLELQGWEPQHCWQ